A window from Planococcus maritimus encodes these proteins:
- a CDS encoding ABC transporter ATP-binding protein, whose product MTTRDFIQDRIDHLDKRENLLEIRNLKKYYPVTGGFFKRTIGNVKAVDDVSFAIRRGETLGLVGESGCGKSTAGRTILRLMKPTEGEILFEGKDITRLSGSRLQKARRNFQMVFQDPYASLNPTQMVGDIIAEPILNYEKRNKKELEQEIKTLLKRVGLPEEAYYKYAHEFSGGQRQRIGIARALALHPKLIVADEPVSALDVSVQSQVLNLLKELQIEFDLTYLFIAHDLSVVKHMSDRIGVMYLGNLVELASNKDLYKEPLHPYTQALISAIPEPNPAKRKERIVLKGDVPSPQNPPAGCPFHTRCPVAMEVCSQQKPVLTEVRPGHQVACHLY is encoded by the coding sequence ATGACCACTAGAGACTTTATCCAGGACCGAATCGATCACTTAGATAAGCGTGAAAATCTTCTCGAAATCCGGAATTTGAAAAAATACTATCCAGTCACTGGCGGCTTTTTCAAGCGGACCATCGGCAATGTTAAAGCGGTGGACGACGTGTCGTTTGCGATTAGGAGAGGGGAGACGCTTGGCTTGGTCGGTGAATCAGGCTGCGGCAAATCAACTGCCGGGCGAACCATCTTGAGGCTGATGAAACCGACGGAAGGCGAAATCCTTTTTGAAGGAAAAGACATCACCCGGTTATCAGGGTCTAGATTGCAAAAGGCCAGACGAAATTTTCAAATGGTGTTTCAAGATCCCTACGCGTCGCTGAATCCGACGCAGATGGTCGGCGACATCATTGCCGAGCCGATCCTCAATTACGAAAAGCGCAATAAAAAAGAATTGGAGCAGGAAATCAAGACGCTCCTGAAGCGGGTTGGCTTGCCTGAAGAGGCTTATTATAAATACGCCCATGAATTTTCAGGCGGCCAAAGACAGCGCATCGGCATCGCCCGCGCGCTGGCACTGCACCCTAAGTTGATTGTCGCAGATGAACCGGTATCCGCGCTCGACGTGTCTGTGCAATCCCAGGTGCTGAACTTATTAAAAGAACTGCAAATCGAATTCGATCTGACCTATCTCTTCATTGCGCACGACTTGAGTGTCGTAAAGCATATGAGCGATCGAATCGGCGTGATGTATTTGGGCAACCTCGTAGAGCTTGCTTCAAATAAAGATTTATACAAAGAACCGCTGCATCCTTACACACAAGCGCTCATCTCCGCAATTCCGGAACCAAATCCGGCAAAGCGGAAAGAGCGGATTGTCTTGAAAGGGGATGTGCCGAGCCCTCAAAACCCGCCTGCCGGTTGCCCGTTCCACACGCGCTGCCCGGTGGCGATGGAAGTCTGCTCACAACAGAAACCCGTGTTGACAGAAGTGCGGCCAGGCCATCAAGTTGCGTGCCATTTGTATTGA
- a CDS encoding peptide ABC transporter substrate-binding protein: MKNSKILWLLGLVLVLSAFLAACGGGDDTDTGTENTDTEGTEGAEGNGGEPDSVQELNLIEGAEIPSMDSSIAEDAVAFNILNNVNEGLFRLNQENIAEPALAEGEPEISEDGLTYTFKLRDANWSDGTPITANDFVYAWQRAIDPDTGSPYGPYMMAGTIKNAKEVSEGDMEVSELGITAEDDKTLVVELERPTPYFMSLMAFGTFYPLNEEFVTEQGDDYASNSETILYNGPFTLTNWDGTGLTWTMEKNAEYWDAETVQLETVNVDVVKETSTAVNLYQSGEKDRVGLSGEFAMQYAEDPEVVKELEPTLFYLKFNQERNGEETPLANENIRKAIATGFNKQDLVDVVLANGSLPANYLVPTDFTFNEAGEDFRDINGDMLPFNAEEAKTYWEKGLEEIGETEVTMELLGGDSELAGKMDAYLKEQLETNLEGLTVNLKAVPFGVRLELDEAQDYDIQNSGWGPDFQDPMTFIDLFVTGASHNLMSYSNEEFDNLVEQAKGELAQDAEGRWEAMAQAEKILVEEDAAIAPIYQRGIMSLQKPYVNNIVKHPFGGDYSYKWAYISGKE; the protein is encoded by the coding sequence GTGAAAAACAGCAAGATTTTATGGCTACTTGGCCTGGTTTTGGTACTTAGTGCTTTCCTAGCTGCTTGCGGCGGCGGAGATGACACTGATACTGGGACGGAAAACACAGACACAGAAGGTACAGAAGGCGCAGAAGGCAACGGCGGAGAGCCGGATTCTGTACAAGAACTAAACTTGATCGAAGGAGCAGAAATTCCATCAATGGATTCTTCGATTGCTGAGGATGCAGTAGCATTCAACATCCTTAACAACGTAAACGAAGGTTTGTTCCGTTTGAACCAAGAAAACATTGCTGAACCTGCACTTGCTGAAGGCGAGCCTGAGATCAGTGAAGATGGCTTGACTTACACTTTCAAACTGCGTGATGCTAACTGGTCGGACGGTACACCGATCACAGCTAACGATTTCGTCTATGCTTGGCAGCGCGCGATTGACCCAGACACTGGTTCACCTTACGGACCATACATGATGGCTGGAACAATCAAAAACGCTAAAGAAGTATCTGAAGGGGACATGGAAGTTTCTGAACTAGGAATCACTGCTGAAGACGACAAAACACTTGTTGTAGAACTTGAGCGCCCAACTCCTTACTTCATGTCATTGATGGCTTTTGGTACATTCTACCCATTGAACGAAGAATTCGTTACTGAGCAAGGCGATGACTACGCTTCAAACTCTGAAACAATCCTATACAACGGACCGTTCACTCTTACGAACTGGGATGGCACTGGCCTGACTTGGACAATGGAGAAAAACGCTGAGTATTGGGATGCTGAAACTGTTCAACTTGAAACAGTTAACGTTGACGTTGTAAAAGAAACTTCAACAGCAGTTAACCTTTACCAATCAGGTGAAAAAGACCGTGTCGGACTTTCTGGTGAATTCGCAATGCAATATGCTGAAGATCCAGAAGTGGTAAAAGAACTTGAACCGACTTTGTTCTACTTGAAATTCAACCAAGAGCGTAACGGAGAAGAAACTCCACTTGCTAACGAAAACATCCGTAAAGCAATCGCTACTGGTTTCAACAAACAAGATCTAGTAGACGTAGTTCTAGCTAACGGATCTCTTCCAGCTAACTACCTAGTACCAACTGATTTCACTTTCAACGAAGCGGGCGAAGACTTCCGTGATATCAACGGAGACATGCTGCCATTCAACGCTGAAGAAGCGAAAACTTATTGGGAAAAAGGCCTAGAGGAAATCGGCGAAACAGAAGTGACAATGGAACTTCTTGGAGGCGACTCTGAACTTGCTGGTAAAATGGATGCTTACTTGAAAGAGCAACTTGAAACAAACCTTGAAGGTTTGACAGTTAACTTGAAAGCTGTACCATTCGGCGTACGCCTTGAGCTTGATGAAGCACAAGACTACGATATCCAAAACTCTGGATGGGGCCCTGACTTCCAGGATCCGATGACATTCATCGACCTATTCGTAACTGGCGCTTCTCACAACTTGATGTCTTACTCTAACGAAGAGTTTGATAACTTGGTAGAGCAAGCTAAAGGCGAATTGGCACAGGATGCTGAAGGACGCTGGGAAGCAATGGCTCAAGCTGAAAAAATCTTGGTTGAAGAAGACGCTGCTATCGCACCGATCTATCAGCGCGGTATCATGTCCCTTCAAAAGCCATATGTTAACAACATCGTCAAACACCCATTCGGTGGAGATTACAGCTACAAATGGGCTTATATTTCCGGTAAGGAATAA
- the opp4C gene encoding oligopeptide ABC transporter permease: MASSTTIAQQKKPERSLSPWQIARRKFVRNKLAMISSCFIVLVTLMSLSAPFLAPVLSPLPDISKVNIGAMNIEPNSEHLLGTDKSGRDVLTRLFYGGRISLLVGFSATLMVIVLGTLVGALAGFFGGMIDSILMRFTDFVLNFPFLVFVIVLNTILYGIVDGLWVLIMVIGALSWGGVARLVRSKVLAEKENEYILAALSIGCSPFKVITKHLLPNVISTIIVQGTLIFATMIVIESALSYLGFGVPQATPSWGNMLSSANEPDVLQGKPWIWMPPAIIITLTILSINFIGEGLKDALNPKSLR, from the coding sequence ATGGCATCATCAACTACCATTGCTCAACAAAAAAAGCCGGAAAGAAGTTTATCTCCATGGCAAATAGCGAGAAGAAAGTTTGTCCGCAATAAATTGGCGATGATCAGCTCGTGTTTCATCGTGCTGGTGACATTAATGTCGCTGTCAGCACCGTTTCTCGCACCGGTATTATCGCCGCTTCCTGATATCTCGAAAGTGAACATCGGAGCGATGAATATCGAGCCGAATAGCGAGCATCTATTGGGTACGGATAAAAGCGGCAGGGATGTTTTGACGCGCTTGTTCTACGGCGGGCGGATTTCACTCCTCGTTGGCTTTAGTGCGACACTGATGGTCATCGTGCTCGGAACGTTAGTCGGGGCATTGGCCGGATTTTTTGGTGGCATGATCGATAGCATTTTGATGCGCTTTACCGATTTCGTGTTGAATTTCCCATTCCTGGTATTTGTCATCGTCTTGAACACTATCCTTTACGGCATCGTCGATGGTTTATGGGTCTTGATCATGGTCATCGGTGCGCTCAGCTGGGGCGGGGTTGCCCGTCTCGTCCGGAGTAAAGTATTAGCAGAGAAAGAAAATGAGTATATCCTTGCAGCCTTGTCTATTGGCTGCTCTCCATTTAAAGTCATTACTAAGCATTTGCTGCCGAACGTCATTTCAACGATCATCGTTCAGGGGACGCTGATTTTTGCGACGATGATCGTGATCGAATCGGCGCTCAGCTATCTTGGCTTTGGGGTTCCACAAGCGACGCCGAGCTGGGGCAATATGCTGTCGTCTGCCAATGAGCCGGACGTGCTGCAAGGCAAGCCATGGATTTGGATGCCCCCAGCGATCATCATTACCTTGACGATCCTGTCGATTAATTTTATCGGCGAAGGGTTAAAAGATGCGTTAAATCCGAAATCATTGCGCTAA
- the opp4A gene encoding oligopeptide ABC transporter substrate-binding protein — MKKKSLLWLFALVLVLSAFLAACGGDDGSSESGSEGGSSDGEPQEGGTLVYGLDAPPEGLFSSAFYGIATDFEVIELFDEALISYNENLEPEPNVASWETEDSKVFNFTFEEGVKWHNGEELTVNDWVFALETIADPDYDGPRYANVQTIEGAEAYRSGDADSISGIEVVSDYEINITFDEARVNNLTNLWAYPLPESVLGDVPVAEMSASEWVRSTPIGIGPFKIDKIVPGESVEFSKFDEYWNGDVNLDKIVLRVIDNSSVVGALQNNDIDMISLQPVSGPEVEPLENVEIVTYPGLTYYYVGFKLGKFDNESQTITEELPKYQSKELRQAMMYALNRQEWVDAFFFGYADVVNKPVPSSHWNSADDSELIQYEYDPEKSKQMLEDAGYVDTNDDGFREDPNGDEFIVKFSHYATGNPTFESRAQQIAQYFEEVGLRSEVEMVEVNLYYDMVEKDDASIETFFGGWGTGTDPDPSGLWKADQLWNYPRYNNPEADQLLDDALDIEIVGTDQEKRKELYVEWQKIVNEDLPMLYIAELEEIKALNTRVGGVEYDVSGQNSPAEWFVTE, encoded by the coding sequence ATGAAGAAAAAATCGTTACTCTGGCTTTTCGCGCTAGTGCTTGTCCTGTCTGCGTTTCTGGCGGCATGCGGCGGCGACGATGGATCCAGTGAGTCAGGCTCAGAAGGGGGATCTTCTGATGGCGAGCCGCAAGAAGGCGGAACGCTGGTCTACGGTCTTGATGCACCACCGGAAGGTTTGTTCTCTTCCGCGTTTTATGGCATTGCCACTGATTTTGAAGTCATTGAACTATTCGATGAAGCGTTAATCAGCTATAACGAAAACTTAGAGCCAGAACCGAACGTCGCTTCTTGGGAAACCGAGGACAGCAAAGTCTTCAACTTCACATTCGAAGAAGGCGTGAAATGGCATAATGGCGAAGAATTGACTGTCAACGACTGGGTGTTTGCGCTAGAAACCATCGCAGATCCTGACTATGACGGCCCCCGCTATGCAAATGTTCAAACAATCGAAGGCGCTGAAGCATACCGCAGCGGCGACGCCGATTCCATTTCAGGGATCGAAGTGGTCAGCGATTACGAAATCAATATCACTTTCGACGAAGCGCGAGTCAATAACTTAACCAACCTTTGGGCATATCCGCTTCCTGAATCCGTTCTCGGCGATGTGCCGGTCGCTGAAATGTCGGCTTCGGAATGGGTGCGTTCGACTCCAATCGGAATCGGGCCGTTCAAAATCGATAAAATCGTTCCTGGCGAGTCCGTCGAATTCTCGAAATTCGATGAATACTGGAACGGAGATGTCAATTTGGATAAAATCGTCCTGCGCGTAATCGATAACTCTTCTGTTGTCGGGGCTTTGCAGAACAACGACATTGACATGATCTCCCTTCAGCCGGTATCCGGCCCTGAAGTTGAGCCTTTGGAAAACGTGGAAATCGTTACGTATCCTGGATTGACGTATTATTATGTAGGATTCAAGCTTGGCAAATTCGATAACGAATCCCAAACGATCACAGAAGAACTTCCGAAATACCAAAGCAAGGAGCTTCGCCAGGCGATGATGTATGCATTGAACCGCCAGGAATGGGTGGATGCATTCTTCTTCGGCTATGCGGATGTCGTCAACAAGCCGGTACCGTCTTCCCACTGGAATTCAGCGGATGACAGCGAGTTGATTCAATATGAATACGATCCTGAAAAATCGAAACAAATGCTGGAAGACGCAGGATACGTCGATACGAATGACGACGGATTCCGTGAAGACCCGAATGGCGATGAGTTTATCGTGAAATTCTCCCACTACGCAACAGGCAACCCGACTTTCGAATCCCGTGCCCAGCAAATTGCACAGTATTTCGAAGAAGTCGGACTGCGTTCTGAAGTGGAAATGGTCGAAGTCAATCTTTACTACGATATGGTCGAAAAAGACGATGCTTCCATTGAAACCTTCTTTGGCGGCTGGGGAACTGGCACTGACCCGGATCCATCTGGCCTATGGAAAGCAGATCAACTGTGGAACTACCCACGCTACAACAATCCTGAAGCGGATCAATTGCTAGACGATGCACTTGATATCGAAATCGTCGGCACGGATCAGGAAAAACGCAAAGAATTGTATGTAGAGTGGCAGAAGATCGTCAATGAAGACCTCCCGATGCTCTACATCGCGGAACTTGAAGAAATCAAGGCATTGAACACACGTGTCGGTGGAGTTGAATATGATGTATCTGGTCAAAACAGCCCTGCTGAATGGTTCGTAACCGAATAA
- the opp4B gene encoding oligopeptide ABC transporter permease, whose product MLKYSIRRLLGMIPMLILISIVVFSLAKLMPGDSLSGEIDPRNTDPQYIAEMREKLGYNDPLPVQYVNWISGFVQGEFGKSTRFQIPVFDLIMEKIPNTLLLGITALIITYIMAFLMGMYSGRRPYTLGDNAIAGFNYIMLAIPSFVAAVFAIYIFAFQLNWFPFAGSVDILAQEGSFEYYLSRMHHVLLPAIVLGAMSTASYTQFLRNDIIENSRKDFVRTARAKGTPMKKIYNVHILRNSIIPLVTFLGFDFAALIGGAIITETIFTYPGIGQLFLESVTSRDYPTLMALTMLLSFLTLFGNLLADILYGVVDPRIRLD is encoded by the coding sequence ATGCTTAAATATTCGATTAGACGATTGCTTGGAATGATTCCGATGCTGATTTTAATTTCTATCGTGGTCTTCAGCCTCGCTAAACTAATGCCGGGCGATTCGCTCAGCGGGGAAATCGATCCGCGCAATACCGACCCTCAATACATAGCAGAAATGCGTGAAAAGCTCGGCTATAATGACCCATTGCCGGTTCAATATGTTAATTGGATCAGTGGATTCGTCCAGGGGGAGTTTGGCAAATCCACGCGTTTTCAGATTCCGGTATTCGACTTGATAATGGAAAAAATACCGAATACTTTATTGCTCGGCATCACGGCGCTCATTATTACGTATATCATGGCATTCCTCATGGGCATGTATTCCGGAAGGCGTCCATATACGTTAGGGGATAATGCCATCGCAGGATTCAACTATATTATGCTTGCGATTCCATCGTTCGTCGCTGCCGTTTTTGCGATTTATATTTTTGCCTTCCAGCTAAATTGGTTCCCGTTTGCCGGCTCTGTCGATATTTTGGCACAAGAGGGCAGCTTCGAATACTACTTGAGCCGCATGCACCACGTATTGTTGCCGGCAATTGTGCTAGGAGCGATGAGTACAGCGAGCTATACCCAATTTTTACGCAACGACATCATTGAAAACTCCCGCAAGGATTTTGTCCGTACAGCACGCGCGAAAGGGACACCGATGAAAAAGATTTACAATGTCCATATCCTGCGCAATTCCATCATTCCCTTGGTGACGTTCCTTGGATTTGATTTTGCTGCCTTGATCGGTGGAGCGATTATTACAGAAACGATTTTTACATACCCGGGAATCGGGCAATTGTTCTTGGAGTCAGTGACGAGCCGTGACTATCCGACCTTGATGGCTTTGACCATGCTTTTGTCGTTCCTTACGTTATTCGGTAATTTATTGGCTGATATTCTATACGGCGTCGTGGATCCACGAATTCGCCTGGATTGA
- a CDS encoding DUF3899 domain-containing protein, producing MRKIIIGIAVVQLLVLLTMLFRSEPFSLLSYINNSFIYGGVLVFFGLWVFVVQTGVFDIFTMSMRKFFKSKSTLDDDEMRLPSEVLAFSSFPLLIIGGVTLLAMAISLAIYQQ from the coding sequence ATGAGAAAAATAATTATCGGAATCGCCGTTGTGCAGTTGCTAGTATTGCTGACAATGCTCTTCCGAAGCGAACCGTTTTCACTGTTGTCATACATTAATAACTCCTTTATTTACGGGGGTGTGCTTGTATTTTTCGGACTTTGGGTCTTCGTTGTCCAGACAGGAGTTTTCGACATCTTTACGATGAGCATGCGCAAATTTTTCAAAAGCAAATCCACCTTGGACGATGACGAAATGCGCCTGCCTTCAGAAGTGTTGGCTTTCTCCAGTTTCCCGCTACTAATTATTGGCGGCGTTACATTGCTAGCGATGGCGATTTCACTTGCAATTTATCAACAATAG
- the trpS gene encoding tryptophan--tRNA ligase, with protein MKKIFSGVQPTGTVTLGNYIGAFKQFTDLQEEYDCIFCIVDQHAITMPQDRLELRKSIKSLAALYLAVGIDPEKVTLFIQSEVPAHAQAGWMLQCVSTIGELERMTQFKDKSAKAASISAGLLTYPPLMAADILLYQTDIVPVGDDQKQHIELTRDLAERFNRKYNDIFTIPDIRIPKHGARVMSLQDPTKKMSKSDSNKKSIITLLDDLKTIEKKVKSAVTDSEGIVKYDPENKPGVSNLLSIEAALTGASIDELVAKYEGGGYGEFKAGVAKAITDHLAPIQERYYKLLDSDELDTVLDEGAEKANVIANKTLKKMENAMGLGRKRKR; from the coding sequence TTGAAAAAAATATTTTCTGGCGTACAGCCAACCGGTACGGTCACACTTGGTAACTATATCGGAGCCTTTAAGCAGTTCACGGATCTGCAGGAAGAATACGATTGCATCTTTTGCATCGTCGACCAACATGCCATTACCATGCCGCAAGACCGTCTCGAATTAAGAAAGAGCATTAAATCGCTAGCTGCCTTGTATCTTGCTGTCGGCATCGACCCGGAGAAAGTGACGCTGTTTATCCAATCCGAAGTTCCAGCACACGCTCAGGCTGGCTGGATGCTGCAATGCGTATCGACTATCGGCGAACTCGAACGCATGACGCAGTTTAAAGACAAATCAGCAAAGGCCGCTTCGATCTCTGCCGGCCTCCTTACCTACCCGCCTTTAATGGCTGCTGATATTCTTTTGTATCAAACAGACATAGTCCCTGTCGGCGATGACCAAAAGCAACATATCGAATTAACACGTGATCTGGCGGAGCGGTTCAACAGAAAATACAACGACATCTTCACGATTCCGGATATCCGTATCCCAAAACATGGCGCACGCGTCATGTCCTTGCAGGATCCAACGAAAAAGATGAGCAAATCCGATTCAAACAAAAAATCAATCATTACGTTACTCGATGATTTAAAGACCATTGAAAAGAAAGTAAAGAGTGCTGTGACAGACTCAGAAGGAATCGTTAAATACGATCCGGAGAACAAACCGGGTGTCTCCAACCTGCTGTCAATTGAAGCTGCCTTGACGGGAGCTTCAATCGACGAACTTGTCGCTAAATACGAAGGCGGCGGCTACGGCGAGTTTAAAGCGGGTGTTGCCAAAGCAATTACCGACCACCTAGCACCGATTCAAGAACGCTATTATAAATTGCTTGACTCTGATGAACTCGATACGGTTCTCGACGAAGGCGCAGAAAAAGCCAATGTCATTGCCAACAAGACATTGAAAAAAATGGAGAACGCAATGGGTCTTGGCCGCAAACGCAAGCGTTAA